A window from Esox lucius isolate fEsoLuc1 chromosome 16, fEsoLuc1.pri, whole genome shotgun sequence encodes these proteins:
- the xirp2b gene encoding xin actin-binding repeat-containing protein 2 isoform X2: MYQRAAVPKEDTSFSSGEMQLNSEVAVRSSSREVIPTSQRAIFHQDEQVTHEEHNFASSYENQNEGTDEDLPRLTTKELRDHFERTIEEAAPSKLMKIGRADINRAQWISNVSQKKVSTSDIKNVSSSEIQTVSSNEISETSTTKPIEDTSAVDVNYEDTECFPPPPPEDLEYFPPPPPDLLNVQSESPDMPVECFYSPEPPESAYPSKRPLSKQEYSKQRSQYELKRLYKHIHPEVRKNLEMYSDADEFENTQQDSQEEITGETRYIYEDNGSSPNDCISPEEEYLEWDEILRGEVQSMRWMFENKPLDAIKDNVSDDNDNKNLEQEIIVGSDVRSKAWMFETKPIDALGSNNIDSSESRKKNYKLDKGDVRAAAWLFENQPMETLNKMHGDEELTKEIMFTQEDGSSTIYMLESQYMETLGHTETIDDSHLLSLRSVLEEIKGELKTITSTFETQFMCVLMGQSGQMLEITSIRKVETEKGDTKTSTWLFDTQALDITNQPSTPVKLICSLSMEDNYKGDVYRGRWLFETKTLDSINEDEWESSTLPKEEIIGADVRKHCLVFETQPMDSLKDYSNVKPETVEEVIGGNVRSARHFFETCPNATLKDLNEVGKLKKLSAAEEEKGDVRHQKWKFENEPLENIRDEKKELIRTVNITNLTEEEGVSYNADVRKNCMVFETQPMDTLKDDSNARALSKEEIVRGNVRSARNYFETVPADNVKEFAEVGKLQKMVRLDEEKGDVRHQKWVFESQPLEHIQEEKKEVFRTVNLEDIDKVDVSNYKQIFESTDLSRCSESQRILVEGVTCGSVQSNKHLFETTPMYAMQDSSGHYHEVKTVRREEVVKGDVTSCKWMFETRPIDQFDESITNYQIIKGISKEEIESGDVKTAKWLFETQPLDAIKYFSNIDDEETTTRESVEIVKGDVKTGKWLFETKLKNVPYEKAVFRSENESEEIQKGDVKTCTWLFETQALDTIRDDAENVLQTCTVNQEDVQGKDVRMARFLFETENLENITGDDESYKRVTEIDIQSGDVNRMKYIFENQSSDIMTSTSDEFMQRLKTTQSEDIQKGNVVNCKWLFENQAIDAMNYTEEETLDTRTVMDVQGGNVDKGRFIFETYSLDKIQQVSSETEADITKLQKITCDEVEKGDVRNYTMMFETQPLYAIQDKEGNYHEVTTVTSEEILKGDVIGSRWLFETKPLDAIRDTEEVYVIKSVTQEDVQKGDVTSAKWRFETHPLDKIADDIKISVKTVEDIQGGDVRMNKQLFESDELSQKTVRTVNVSEIQKGDVRTAKWMFETQTMDKIRSQSEDNLIETVMKEEVVKGDVRQSVWLFEQNPLDHIKEIDDDDIVTVQEEIPKADVKTTTWLFETTPFHDFNENRVEKSEILGKSIKGTLEELYSQKMVNSKGILIEADEIGDVRMAKYQLMNKEAPEIQKEEIIRGDLNNIMMNLLNSRETIQRGVIVESEEKGNISTTVQQLFNQERGVNVEKEEILRGDIQEAVNNLLKDGESAKRGILLQEDEKGDVQMTIYSLLHKKEDIGVEKEDIVKGNIRNALQKLSNPENQEQIKITVEETEKGNVNFYSTCIESGALDYLKQLQVDPDETPPEKLEKEEIIRGDIKGTKLILGSNQVQIDRTVGEEDIVRGDVHNTVKVFMSEPTVSLGGLQKEEIVRGDLKAAINSLSQSVNQTVVVEKEEVVRGNIHKARRHLELAQRQPKEMEKPEIVRGNIKGALRSLEKSETSKVETVIEDLVPGDIKGTLKSLEEAKQKVREIEKEEIVKGNIYSAKQCLQDASNDSRTCQQEIDVHGNVRGTIQLLLEPPASPRMTRRPSFEGDVKMSIKSLYGTHEVNETVEEQTQPEKEDVIKGDVKGTIKSLLESAQRAAPKIRVGARKVKVSVRSPLRSQQGSHEYSVVTKSECETLQNKTQSTEAQRNIQKIKTANLLETESTKQENQSLSTETSITSESQATQQSKTVLQHTTITQSHGIKTLETKFRNLNSSRKGMIRLDKTKVKTTVHSPKRTLSESELSLPPPPPPCDDQSSLTPASSINRLDLDLPPPPTPPPPPVDSEPLHFPSPPPPHDFLPPPPPQHELDSMPFQTPHLSPSKATKMTVKKVKGPALHQVSKLEPSLKIQQETSEKHVTTANTSVMEINTISSESTLSSSKTVLPEIPKPPESPRPLKKVYVAPIRFTPPPSPPPLMKSSKFTTPLIKAEEKYRKQIEDSTPPATPGPVFLHESISAAIEMLSSEEKNGEQSKKSMPFGSTEDTAGRSVKPDALSSGLLNQANFSDTCLISALNEQNYPESADISSIKQHIVSNQKSKVLSAQNQTTVSSTKQQTVTASKQQVISTSTKQSHLTVSSSEVQISTIDDKKIENKKSGERNLKINSQENISNNDAKQMDDTKTNVKKEIKNHQIKSHVQITTSEAKKFEDTEIDIKKDKNNLKTKGSHKSEDKKNKDQSASQGSEKAPDQPIKTDKVTPEKNINAVKLPLEDKINYDISALPEKVSNQPMKVDTVTNKTNIKTSNKKKAKGQETQVEVKDLKQPDETKKENISQGKDLKVEVKEIIKVNVSSGQKHAENSIKVNEDSLKAPATKDNQKATPTSAKKKKKKKSKAKDAAATSESAKSVSECSNQSQEIIVEQPHNAHETEHIPVNKEVISADSRVESKMNQSIHQQGTVKVEKRVITSQNKKELIGNQPIQEKPNEENQNVTVKVESVKMTSKSAQKEHAHPSTKSTEDSQKRKHVEKLISQITELEGSSGKIDSKSVKTLLNTIPEWLIGPEEKTYLEGTAVEHNISKLTEIVSYLKKLAMAKLMCLECTQTTLEKHECEATSEKIIVAGATQRIRKISIGSSKVESQKKVVESKNTSHEGKNQDRGLKLMGSPSPLLRMRSPSPTFITIESTRKTDSPHRITPSPIPMHRPTTPPTPPPRKSETPTSHIRRATPSPTFSRAENLVRLKDTTAKLSRGVTPPPVQLPIQVTEKKSEIVESPASFHRQIKIEGQTKESSGASDTIMVTTKKHKKQKKLKKSEEAQKADVKVTQSFHQTNDKVIKDSEMPNPSIVTSSMKDNSFFFEESQKAEVNKIYMRKDPINIPESLGTDMKEAETTNQEGKESTKSTSEKVTDSNSELKGSAESTHEELIEASVMSDSSTVRNKRESFEDAQKAEMNKTNVRKVPTDILDYLVPAIMESKTDDQEIKEHTGLTTGQVTESNSEAVGFMWNDRWGLAASEALETSELTDSSATTTSVRDKRDFFEEAHKAKTNKTYVRKDPIDIPERLGPDIEDLEPENQENEKEDLPKVDLSGLVNKFETPEEKVYVRKRIRMRERLGSETEYTEGDPETQDEEMSIFDIKAIKNVFEIGEQNPHSKGEKNEQGELESNQNEDKTDTSKQDYAQEPHILPPILPLPSQKAVQNMSADPTGFCETKSVTEHSSSFNEFGNKTVGSTSSTTVSQHSQSITSHSGPFSYADVVKKKGSEVTPSETPDEATTEELLRDFHKTWTESESVFKSLGYSVSEERTSHVVSHQMKNVVTDSSSQVGALHCVSKEGLSDGGSNSGQKKIP, encoded by the exons ATGTACCAGCGTGCAGCTGTACCCAAGGAGGACACCAGCTTCTCCAGTGGG GAAATGCAATTGAACTCAGAGGTGGCAGTGAGGAGCAGTTCTAGAGAAGTCATCCCAACTTCTCAGCGAGCTATCTTCCATCAGGATGAACAG GTCACACATGAAGAACACAACTTTGCCTCTAGTtatgaaaaccaaaatgaagGAACAG ACGAAGACCTTCCCAGACTTACCACCAAGGAGTTGAGAGATCACTTTGAGCGAACCATTGAGGAAGCAGCTCCCAGCAAACTCATGAAA ATTGGGCGAGCTGACATCAATAGGGCTCAGTGGATCTCAAATGTATCACAAAAAAAGGTCTCAACAAGTGATATAAAGAATGTCTCATCAAGCGAGATACAGACGGTTTCATCCAATGAGATTTCTGAAACATCTACTACTAAACCGATAGAGGACACATCTGCTGTTGATGTTAACTATGAAGATACTGAATGTTTTCCTCCGCCACCTCCAGAAGATTTAGAGTATtttccacctccaccaccagaTTTACTCAATGTCCAATCAGAAAGTCCAGATATGCCAGTAGAGTGCTTTTACTCACCTGAGCCTCCGGAATCAGCTTACCCATCAAAACGTCCACTCAGTAAACAAGAATACTCCAAGCAGAGAAGCCAATATGAGTTGAAACGTCTTTACAAGCATATCCATCCCGAGGTTCGAAAGAACTTAGAGATGTATAGCGATGCTGATGAGTTTGAGAACACTCAACAAGACAGTCAAGAGGAGATCACAGGGGAGACCAGATATATATATGAGGATAATGGCAGCAGTCCCAATGACTGCATTAGCCCAGAAGAGGAATACTTAGAATGGGATGAGATCCTCAGAGGAGAGGTTCAATCAATGCGCTGGATGTTCGAGAACAAACCTCTAGATGCCATCAAAGATAATGTCTCAGAtgacaatgacaacaaaaacTTGGAACAGGAAATCATTGTTGGTAGTGATGTGAGAAGCAAAGCTTGGATGTTTGAGACAAAGCCAATTGATGCATTGGGATCCAACAACATAGATTCAAGTGAatctagaaaaaaaaattataagttGGACAAAGGAGATGTCCGTGCAGCAGcgtggttgtttgaaaaccaacCCATGGAGACCCTGAACAAAATGCATGGAGATGAGGAGCTAACCAAAGAGATAATGTTTACCCAGGAAGATGGCAGCTCAACCATATACATGCTGGAATCACAGTATATGGAAACGTTAGGTCATACCGAGACCATTGATGACAGTCACCTCCTGAGTCTGAGGTCAGTGCTTGAGGAAATAAAGGGAGAACTGAAGACAATCACAAGCACATTTGAGACTCAGTTCATGTGTGTCCTCATGGGACAGTCAGGCCAGATGTTGGAGATAACATCTATACGCAAAGTGGAGACTGAGAAGGGGGACACTAAAACATCAACCTGGCTTTTTGATACCCAAGCCCTAGATATAACTAATCAACCATCTACCCCAGTTAAACTTATATGTAGCCTGTCAATGGAAGACAACTACAAAGGAGATGTTTATCGGGGTAGATGGTTATTTGAGACAAAGACCTTAGATTCCATTAATGAAGATGAATGGGAAAGCTCTACACTGCCTAAGGAAGAGATAATCGGAGCTGATGTTCGAAAACATTGCTTAGTGTTTGAAACTCAGCCAATGGATTCTCTGAAAGATTATTCAAATGTTAAACCTGAGACTGTCGAAGAAGTTATTGGAGGTAATGTTAGATCTGCAAGACACTTCTTTGAGACTTGTCCCAATGCAACTTTAAAGGATCTCAATGAAGTAGGGAAGCTCAAAAAGTTAAGTGCAGCTGAAGAAGAGAAGGGTGATGTAAGACACCAAAAATGGAAGTTTGAGAATGAAcctctggagaacataagagaTGAGAAGAAGGAGCTCATTCGTACTGTGAACATCACAAATCTTACTGAGGAGGAAGGTGTAAGCTACAACGCTGATGTCCGTAAAAACTGCATGGTATTTGAGACTCAGCCAATGGATACTTTAAAAGATGACTCAAATGCTAGAGCCTTGTCTAAGGAAGAAATAGTCAGAGGTAATGTAAGATCAGCAAGAAATTACTTTGAAACCGTTCCAGCTGACAATGTAAAAGAATTTGCTGAAGTTGGAAAACTACAAAAAATGGTGAGACTTGATGAAGAGAAGGGGGATGTGAGACACCAGAAGTGGGTTTTTGAAAGTCAACCCCTGGAGCACATTCAAGAGGAAAAAAAGGAAGTATTTCGAACTGTTAACCTGGAAGACATTGATAAAGTCGATGTCTCAAACTACAAGCAAATATTTGAATCCACAGACTTGTCAAGGTGTAGTGAATCGCAAAGGATACTTGTGGAGGGTGTAACATGTGGCTCTGTGCAATCTAACAAACATCTGTTTGAGACTACACCCATGTATGCCATGCAAGACAGCTCTGGCCATTACCATGAGGTGAAAACAGTGCGCCGAGAAGAAGTTGTCAAGGGTGATGTGACAAGCTGCAAGTGGATGTTTGAAACACGCCCCATTGACCAGTTTGATGAAAGTATCACAAATTACCAAATTATTAAAGGAATATCCAAAGAGGAAATTGAGTCTGGTGATGTTAAAACAGCCAAATGGCTTTTTGAAACACAGCCTCTTGATGCCATTAAATACTTCAGCAATATTGATGATGAGGAAACTACAACTAGAGAAAGTGTTGAGATTGTAAAAGGTGATGTTAAAACTGGTAAGTGGTTATTCGAGACTAAACTAAAGAATGTCCCATATGAGAAGGCTGTGTTTAGAAGTGAAAATGAGAGTGAGGAGATACAAAAAGGAGATGTAAAAACCTGCACATGGCTGTTTGAAACACAGGCGCTTGACACTATCCGAGATGACGCTGAAAATGTTCTACAAACATGCACAGTGAATCAAGAAGATGTCCAGGGGAAAGATGTACGAATGGCTCGTTTTCTGTTTGAGACAGAGAATCTAGAGAACATCACAGGGGATGATGAGAGCTATAAGAGGGTTACTGAGATAGACATTCAGTCAGGAGATGTGAACAGAATGAAGTATATTTTTGAGAACCAGTCCTCTGATATCATGACCTCAACATCTGATGAGTTCATGCAAAGGCTCAAAACTACACAATCAGAGGACATCCAGAAAGGAAATGTGGTGAACTGCAAATGGCTTTTTGAGAACCAGGCCATAGATGCCATGAATTATACAGAGGAAGAGACGCTGGACACCCGCACTGTGATGGATGTACAAGGAGGTAATGTGGACAAAGGCCGTTTCATTTTTGAGACCTACTCTTTAGATAAAATCCAACAGGTTTCCTCAGAGACAGAGGCTGATATTACAAAGTTGCAGAAGATCACCTGTGATGAGGTAGAGAAAGGGGACGTGAGAAACTACACAATGATGTTTGAAACTCAACCTCTGTATGCCATTCAAGACAAAGAAGGTAATTATCATGAGGTCACCACTGTCACAAGCGAGGAGATTTTAAAGGGTGATGTTATTGGCTCCAGGTGGTTGTTTGAAACCAAGCCTCTTGATGCTATCAGGGACACAGAGGAGGTTTATGTAATCAAATCTGTCACTCAGGAGGATGTTCAGAAAGGAGATGTGACTTCAGCAAAGTGGAGATTTGAAACGCATCCTCTTGATAAGATTGCAGATGACATTAAAATATCAGTTAAAACTGTTGAAGATATTCAAGGAGGAGATGTTAGAATGAATAAACAGCTGTTTGAATCAGATGAGCTGTCACAGAAGACTGTGCGAACTGTTAATGTGAGTGAAATCCAAAAAGGTGATGTCAGGACAGCAAAGTGGATGTTTGAAACTCAAACAATGGATAAAATACGCAGCCAGAGTGAAGATAATTTAATAGAAACCGTCATGAAAGAAGAGGTGGTAAAAGGAGATGTCAGACAATCCGTGTGGCTCTTTGAACAGAATCCTCTTGACCATATAAAAGAGATCGATGACGATGATATAGTAACTGTTCAAGAGGAGATCCCCAAAGCCGACGTAAAGACAACAACATGGCTGTTTGAAACAACTCCTTTCCACGACTTCAATGAGAACCGTGTTGAAAAGTCTGAAATACTTGGTAAAAGTATCAAAGGAACTCTTGAGGAACTTTATAGCCAGAAAATGGTCAATTCAAAAGGAATACTAATTGAAGCAGATGAAATTGGGGATGTTAGAATGGCGAAATATCAGCTAATGAATAAAGAGGCTCCAGAGATCCAAAAAGAAGAAATCATCAGGGGAGATCTGAACAACATTATGATGAATCTTCTGAACAGTCGGGAAACAATTCAGAGGGGGGTAATTGTAGAATCAGAGGAGAAGGGCAACATCAGTACAACAGTGCAACAACTGTTCAACCAAGAGAGGGGTGTCAATGTAGAAAAGGAGGAAATATTAAGAGGTGATATACAGGAAGCTGTCAACAATCTTCTCAAGGATGGAGAATCTGCTAAACGTGGTATACTCCTTCAAGAGGATGAGAAGGGTGATGTACAAATGACTATATATTCTCTTCTACATAAAAAAGAGGACATCGGAGTAGAAAAAGAAGATATAGTCAAAGGCAATATTAGGAATGCTCTCCAAAAACTATCCAACCCAGAAAATCAAGAGCAGATCAAGATAACGgtggaagagacagaaaaaggaaaCGTAAACTTCTACTCAACATGCATTGAATCTGGGGCCCTCGACTACCTCAAACAGCTCCAGGTAGATCCAGATGAGACTCCACCTGAAAAGCTAGAGAAAGAAGAAATTATTAGAGGGGATATTAAGGGGACAAAACTTATTCTTGGCAGTAATCAAGTGCAAATTGACCGTACAGTAGGGGAAGAGGACATAGTTCGAGGAGATGTTCACAACACGGTAAAGGTCTTCATGAGTGAACCTACAGTCTCACTGGGTGGCCTACAGAAAGAGGAAATTGTGAGGGGTGATTTAAAAGCAGCTATAAActccctctctcagtctgtcaaTCAGACAGTGGTTGTTGAGAAAGAAGAGGTGGTAAGAGGTAACATTCACAAAGCCAGAAGGCACCTTGAGTTGGCCCAAAGACAGCCCAAGGAGATGGAAAAGCCTGAGATTGTCAGAGGCAACATCAAAGGGGCACTGAGATCGCTGGAAAAATCTGAAACCTCCAAAGTTGAAACTGTCATTGAAGATTTAGTCCCTGGAGACATCAAAGGTACATTGAAATCCCTGGAGGAGGCAAAGCAAAAAGTCAGGGAGATCGAGAAGGAAGAGATTGTAAAGGGTAACATTTATTCAGCCAAGCAATGCTTGCAAGATGCTTCTAATGACAGCAGGACATGCCAACAGGAAATAGATGTTCATGGAAATGTGAGAGGCACTATTCAACTCTTATTGGAACCACCAGCTTCTCCAAGAATGACGCGGAGACCTAGCTTTGAGGGtgatgtgaaaatgtccattaaGTCACTCTATGGGACACATGAGGTGAATGAAACAGTGGAAGAGCAGACTCAACCTGAGAAAGAGGATGTCATAAAAGGTGACGTTAAAGGCACCATCAAATCCTTGCTTGAGTCAGCACAGCGTGCAGCTCCTAAAATCAGAGTGGGAGCTAGAAAGGTCAAAGTTTCTGTGAGATCTCCATTGCGTTCACAGCAAGGAAGCCATGAATATTCTGTTGTAACCAAATCTGAGTGTGAGACACTTCAAAATAAGACTCAAAGCACTGAAGCACAAAGgaacatacagaaaataaagactGCTAATTTGTTGGAAACTGAGAGCACAAAACAAGAGAATCAATCCCTTTCAACTGAAACCTCAATCACATCAGAATCCCAGGCGACTCAACAATCAAAGACAGTATTGCAGCACACAACCATCACTCAAAGCCACGGTATTAAAACTTTGGAGACTAAGTTCCGAAACCTCAATTCAAGTCGCAAGGGCATGATAAGACTAGACAAAACCAAAGTAAAAACAACTGTTCATTCCCCAAAAAGGACATTGTCCGAGTCTGAACTGTCTCTCCCTCCGCCACCTCCACCATGTGATGACCAATCATCCCTAACCCCAGCCTCCTCTATAAATAGGCTGGACTTGGATCTTCCTCCTCCCCCAACTCCACCCCCACCACCTGTTGATTCTGAACCTCTTCACTTCCCTTCCCCTCCACCACCACATGACTTCcttccacccccacccccccagcatGAACTGGACTCTATGCCATTCCAGACACCCCATCTATCACCATCCAAAGCCACAAAAATGACTGTCAAAAAGGTGAAAGGGCCTGCATTGCACCAGGTCTCGAAACTTGAGCCAAGTCTGAAAATTCAACAGGAAACCTCTGAGAAGCATGTAACCACAGCCAACACATCTGTGATGGAAATCAACACAATTTCAAGTGAGTCAACATTGTCTTCATCAAAAACAGTTCTGCCTGAAATCCCCAAACCACCAGAATCACCACGACCTTTAAAGAAAGTGTATGTTGCTCCTATAAGATttactcctccaccttctcctcctcctctcatgAAATCCTCTAAATTTACAACTCCATTAATAAAAGCAGAAGAAAAGTACAGAAAACAAATAGAAGATAGTACACCCCCTGCTACACCAGGTCCTGTTTTCCTGCATGAGTCAATCAGTGCTGCCATTGAAATGCTTTCCTCTGAGGAAAAAAATGGGGAGCAATCAAAAAAGAGCATGCCATTTGGTTCCACTGAAGATACAGCTGGAAGGTCTGTCAAGCCAGACGCACTATCATCTGGTTTATTGAATCAGGCCAACTTTTCAGATACTTGTTTGATATCTGCTTTAAATGAGCAAAATTATCCTGAATCGGCTGATATTTCATCAATTAAACAACATATTGTCTCTAATCAGAAATCCAAAGTACTATCTGCTCAGAACCAGACCACTGTTtcttctacaaaacaacaaacagttACTGCATCTAAACAGCAGGTAATTTCCACATCCACCAAGCAGTCACATTTGACTGTAAGTAGCTCTGAAGTCCAGATCTCAACCATTGATGATAAAaagattgaaaataaaaaatcaggTGAAAGAAATCTCAAAATTAACTCTCAAGAAAATATTTCTAACAATGATGCTAAACAAATGGatgatacaaaaacaaatgtcaagaAAGAGATCAAAAACCACCAAATTAAGTCTCATGTCCAAATTACAACCAGTGAAGCTAAAAAGTTTGAAGATACAGAAATTGACATAAAGAAGGacaaaaataatctaaaaacGAAAGGTTCCCATAAATCTGAAGACAAAAAGAACAAAGATCAATCTGCATCCCAAGGATCTGAGAAAGCTCCTGACCAGCCTATTAAAACAGACAAGGTCAccccagaaaaaaatattaatgcaGTTAAATTACcattagaagacaaaataaattatgacaTTTCTGCATTGCCTGAGAAGGTTTCTAATCAACCAATGAAAGTAGATACGGTAACCAACAAAACCAATATCAAAACCAGTAACAAGAAGAAGGCCAAAGGTCAAGAAACGCAAGTAGAAGTTAAAGACTTAAAACAGCCAGATGAAACTaagaaggaaaacatttcacagggGAAAGATTTAAAGGTTGAAGTAAAGGAAATTATTAAGGTAAATGTTTCTAGTGGCCAAAAACATGCAGAGAATAGCATCAAAGTAAACGAGGACAGTCTTAAAGCTCCTGCTACTAAAGATAACCAAAAAGCAACTCCGACATCGgcaaaaaagaagaagaagaagaagtcTAAAGCTAAAGATGCAGCTGCCACCTCTGAATCAGCTAAATCTGTTTCTGAATGTTCCAATCAAAGTCAGGAGATTATTGTAGAGCAGCCACACAACGCCCAtgaaacagaacacattccaGTAAATAAGGAAGTGATTAGTGCTGATAGCAGAGTTGAAAGCAAAATGAATCAAAGTATCCATCAACAAGGAACAGTTAAAGTTGAAAAGCGGGTCATCACATCTCAAAACAAGAAAGAGTTGATAGGAAACCAACCAATTCAAGAGAAACCAAATGAGGAAAACCAAAATGTCACAGTGAAAGTGGAAAGTGTAAAAATGACAAGCAAGTCAGCACAAAAAGAACATGCACACCCTTCAACAAAGAGCACAGAGGATTCTCAAAAACGAAAACATGTTGAGAAGTTAATCTCACAGATAACTGAGTTAGAGGGATCTTCAGGAAAAATTGATTCTAAGTCTGTGAAGACACTACTGAATACTATTCCAGAGTGGCTTATTGGTCCTGAGGAGAAGACTTATCTTGAGGGAACTGCAGTTGAGCATAATATATCAAAGCTTACAGAAATTGTTTCATATTTGAAAAAATTAGCAATGGCAAAGCTGATGTGTTTAGAGTGTACCCAAACTACTTTAGAAAAACATGAGTGTGAAGCCACTTCAGAAAAGATTATTGTTGCCGGTGCAACTCAAAGAATACGTAAGATAAGTATTGGCTCTTCAAAAGTTGAAAGCCAAAAGAAAGTTGTAGAGAGCAAAAATACATCCCATGAGGGTAAAAACCAAGACCGTGGTTTAAAATTGATGGGCTCACCTTCACCCTTACTAAGGATGCGCTCTCCCTCACCCACCTTTATTACCATTGAATCTACCCGGAAAACAGACTCTCCTCATAGAATAACCCCATCACCTATCCCAATGCACAGACCAACCACTCCCCCTACACCTCCACCTCGCAAATCGGAAACTCCTACATCACACATCCGTAGGGCTACACCTTCTCCCACCTTCTCCAGGGCAGAGAACTTAGTGCGGCTGAAAGATACTACAGCCAAGCTTTCCCGTGGTGTGACCCCTCCTCCGGTTCAACTTCCTATTCAAGTCACAGAAAAGAAATCAGAGATTGTGGAATCCCCTGCATCATTCCATCGACAGATTAAAATTGAGGGACAAACTAAGGAAAGTTCAGGAGCATCAGACACAATAATGGTTACtaccaaaaaacacaaaaaacaaaaaaaactaaaaaaatctGAAGAGGCTCAAAAGGCTGATGTGAAGGTCACACAGTCATTCCATCAAACAAATGATAAAGTCATTAAAGATTCGGAAATGCCAAACCCTTCAATAGTGACTTCTTCAATGAAggacaatagttttttttttgaagaatcTCAAAAAGCTGAAGTAAATAAGATCTATATGCGAAAAGATCCCATCAACATCCCTGAGAGCTTGGGCACAGACATGAAGGAGGCTGAAACAACAAACCAAGAGGGTAAGGAGTCAACAAAAAGCACATCTGAAAAGGTCACAGATAGCAATTCTGAATTAAAGGGATCTGCAGAGTCAACTCATGAAGAATTGATAGAAGCTTCAGTTATGTCAGACTCATCAACAGTGAGAAACAAAAGAGAGTCTTTTGAAGATGCTCAAAAAGCTGAAATGAATAAGACCAATGTACGAAAAGTTCCCACTGATATCCTGGACTACTTAGTTCCAGCCAttatggaatctaaaacagatgACCAAGAGATAAAGGAGCATACTGGACTCACAACTGGACAGGTCACAGagagcaactctgaagcagtggGATTTATGTGGAATGACAGGTGGGGGTTAGCTGCCTCTGAGGCATTGGAAACATCTGAATTGACAGACTCATCAGCAACAACTACATCTGTAAGAGACAAGAGAGATTTTTTTGAAGAGGCACATAAAGCTAAAACAAATAAGACCTATGTGCGAAAGGATCCTATTGATATCCCTGAGCGCTTGGGTCCAGACATAGAAGATCTTGAACCAGAAAACCAGGAGAACGAGAAGGAGGACCTTCCAAAGGTGGACTTGTCTGGATTAGTCAACAAATTTGAAACACCAGAAGAGAAAGTCTATGTCAGGAAACGTATCAGAATGAGAGAACGACTTGGGAGTGAAACGGAATACACAGAGGGAGACCCAGAAACTCAAGATGAGGAAATGTCAATATTTGACATCAAggctattaaaaatgtttttgaaataggAGAGCAAAATCCTCATAGCAAAGGGGAGAAAAATGAACAAGGGGAGCTGGAGTCAAACCAAAATGAAGATAAAACAGACACTTCAAAGCAGGATTACGCTCAAGAGCCACATATCTTGCCCCCAATCTTGCCCCTGCCATCCCAAAAAGCAGTTCAAAATATGTCAGCAGACCCAACAGGGTTCTGCGAAACCAAGTCAGTCACAGAGCATTCCTCGAGCTTCAATGAATTTGGCAACAAGACAGTTGGATCAACGAGCAGCACAACTGTTTCACAGCACTCACAGAGCATTACATCCCACAGTGGCCCATTCTCTTATGCTGAcgtggttaaaaaaaaaggttctgaGGTGACACCATCTGAAACTCCTGACGAGGCCACCACTGAAGAGTTGCTGAGGGATTTCCACAAAACATGGACAGAGAGTGAAAGTGTTTTCAAGAGTCTCGGCTACAGTGTCTCAGAGGAGAGAACATCCCATGTTGTCTCACATCAAATGAAGAATGTTGTCACTG